In Thermomicrobiales bacterium, a genomic segment contains:
- a CDS encoding cytochrome C oxidase subunit IV family protein, with protein sequence ILTVITALEVATYYIDIGSMLVWVLLILSALKFGIVIGYYMHLKFDNRLFTFLFLFGVVTALCIVVAFLALFDRLW encoded by the coding sequence CGATCCTGACCGTCATCACAGCGCTAGAGGTTGCGACTTACTACATTGACATCGGCAGCATGCTTGTCTGGGTGCTGCTGATCCTGTCAGCGCTGAAGTTCGGTATCGTCATCGGGTATTACATGCACCTGAAGTTCGATAACCGCCTCTTCACCTTCCTGTTCTTGTTTGGGGTCGTGACGGCGCTCTGTATCGTCGTCGCATTCCTGGCCTTGTTTGATCGCCTCTGGTAG
- a CDS encoding cytochrome c oxidase assembly protein, protein MLLPVLAATTPFSFWSWSFDPGVIFGVYIAGWLYYRAIGSRRTRWFSASAPVERRQIICFYSGLAAVVLALISPLGVLADDYLLTAHMIQHLLITIVVPVLIYAGIPGWMYEPARRRVRVWRVWRLLTHPLISFFLFQIPFSLAHAPIFYDLTLRYQPVHIAEHMWFLASSFLIWWPIMAPSREDGKLPPILAVVFLFFQTIPGQLVGALITMADTPLYDEYARAVRTFGMSVMSDQQAGGLIMWIGTGTLYLGALTYIFFRWVRESEASERFVGSAQSSTSKSPPIRS, encoded by the coding sequence ATGCTCCTGCCTGTCCTCGCCGCAACTACCCCGTTCTCTTTCTGGAGTTGGTCGTTTGATCCTGGAGTCATCTTCGGGGTCTACATCGCCGGCTGGCTGTATTACCGGGCGATCGGGTCGCGCAGGACGCGATGGTTCTCCGCATCTGCGCCGGTCGAGCGTCGCCAGATCATCTGCTTCTACTCCGGACTGGCAGCGGTTGTCCTTGCACTGATCTCACCACTCGGCGTGCTCGCCGACGATTACCTCCTGACTGCGCACATGATCCAGCACCTGCTCATCACGATCGTCGTGCCGGTGCTGATCTATGCCGGAATCCCCGGCTGGATGTATGAGCCGGCGCGGCGGAGAGTGCGTGTCTGGCGTGTCTGGCGCTTGCTGACACATCCACTCATCTCGTTCTTCCTGTTTCAGATCCCTTTCTCGCTCGCTCACGCGCCGATCTTTTATGACCTGACGTTGCGCTATCAGCCGGTTCATATTGCTGAACACATGTGGTTCCTCGCCAGTTCATTTCTGATCTGGTGGCCGATCATGGCCCCATCGCGGGAAGATGGAAAGCTACCGCCGATCCTCGCGGTGGTCTTCCTGTTCTTCCAGACGATTCCCGGTCAGCTCGTTGGCGCCCTGATTACGATGGCCGATACTCCGCTCTATGACGAGTACGCCAGGGCCGTGCGGACCTTTGGCATGTCGGTCATGTCAGACCAGCAGGCCGGTGGCCTGATTATGTGGATCGGCACCGGCACGCTCTATCTCGGGGCGCTGACCTATATCTTCTTCCGCTGGGTCAGAGAATCCGAAGCCAGCGAGCGCTTCGTCGGCTCGGCCCAAAGCAGCACGAGCAAGTCCCCGCCGATCCGTTCGTAG